A segment of the Candidatus Thermoplasmatota archaeon genome:
GGTTCATCGCGCCTGCGGCTGCAGCGTTCATCCGGTCAAGTATCTGGACAAAATCGACCGCGAGCACGTCCCTCTTGTATATCATGCCGTCCTCGTAGGCGGCGTGAAGGTCAAGGCCGACCGTGAGCGGGAAAATCTCGAGCTTGGAGAGGACGAGAGCGACATCCCTCGGTATCTTGTCGCCCTTCTTGACGACAACCTTGTCTTTCTTGATGACGACCTTGCCCTGTTCGATAGCGGCGGGCAGACCCGCCTTCTGCAGCTCGCCCACGACCGGGCCTGGCTTGAACGGCGTATCGCCGGCCTTGATCTCGATGTCGTCCGGGGAGATCTCGCCCCCTCTCGCGGGCATCTTCGTCTTGGTCGAATCTAGCTGCTTGAACAGTCTGAACGGATTGAGGTCGGAGGTGACTATCGCACACTGGCCATCGATGCTCTCCGCCAGCATCTCAAGCCCTTTCTTTTCCTTGCCTGCCTGCTTCAGGGCGATCTTGAGCAGTGTGTTCTTGAGCATTACGATATCTGCCTTGCCCCTGAGGTTCGTCCTCATGGTCTGGAAGGCGGGTGCGGGGACGCCGTGCACATCTATCACGCCGACAACCCTGCTCTTGGTGATGAGCTTCGTGAGATCCGCCACGGCCTCCTTCTTCCACGGGGCTATGTGTGCGGTCATCTTACATCACCTTGTATGAAGGGCCCATAGTGGTTTTGACATAGGCCGACTGGATGTTGTTCTTGCCCCTCTCGAGCTTGGTCATGAGCCTCTTCAGGACTGCATCGAGGTTCTCCGCCAGCTTCTCAGGGGACATGTCCTTAGTGCCGATCGCTAGGTGGAATGTCTTCTTGTCTCTCGTCCTCACAGTGACGCTGCTCCGCAGCTTCTCGATTGCCGCCTTCGGGTCCGAGCCCGGCGGTATCGGCTTCGGCATCTTGCCCCTCGGGCCTAGGACGACACCGAGGCGCTTACCGATCGTGGGCATGAGCGGTGCCTCTGCGAGGAAGAAGTCTCCTCCGCGTGCGAATTTCCTGGCCTTCGCCTTGTCAGATGCGAGCGCCTCGATCTCCTCCGGCTGTATGATGAGGTCGGCCAAGCCCTTCGCCTTCACGGCCATCTCGGAGCTTCCGAAGACGCCGATTCTGATGGGCTTGCCTCGGCCGTTCGGGAGTATGATCTCCTCCTGAAGCCTGTTCTTCGGGTTGGTCAGGTCGATATCCTTGAGGTTGATAGCGAGTTCAACTGACTCCAAAAACTTCCTCTGCTTCGACTCGGCTTGAAGCTTCTTGATTACGTCGACGAGGTGTTGGTCTACCAATTTGTGATCCCTCCGGTGTAGTACATGCGAGCGCGTGGCTCTCCTACATGCCTAGGGAAGTGAGCGAATGCAGAAGGGGTTTATAATGCTTTGGAGGCTGTCGCACGACCGTCTGGACGGGCCTACGGGAGAAGATATCTCAATGCAGCTATGGCAACATGTATGCAAACAATTTAACGGTAACGATGTTATTCGCGACGTTGCTGGGAGATAGTTCATGGTCAGGAGGATTGTCATCGTCGGCGGCGGGTGTGGTGGAGCCACGGCTGCGCAGTTCGCGAGGAAGACGGATAGGACATCTGAGATAACTATTATCGAGAGGGAATCCTATCCGCAGTATTCCCGGTGTGGCCTTCCGTACGCCATCTCAGGCATCATTCCCGAGCTCACGAACCTTATAGAAGCGCCTGAGGAGAGGCTGAAGAAGAGTAGAATCAACATCCTTCTCGGCAGCAGCGCGACCTCGGTGGACAAGGAGAAGAAGATCGTCCATGTCCAGACCCCGGACAAGAAACTCGAGCTGCCCTACGATTCACTCATACTGGCCACTGGTGCGAAGGCCGTCGTCCCTCCGATCAAGGGAGTCTCCAAGGAGGGGAAGCCTGAAGAGCTCAAGCAAGGAGTCTTCGTTCTGAGGACCATCGAGGATGCGAGAGGGATCCAGTCCATTGGCCACAAGGGTAAGCGCGCAGTCGTGATAGGCGCCGGTCTTGTCGGACTCGAAGTGGCGGAGGCGTTGATGGTCAGAGGTTGCAGGGTCACTATCATCGAGTACCTTCCGAACTGCATACTCGCTATGGTCGACGATGATATGGCACAGATGATGGCCGATGCGATCGCGAAGCACGGCGTCAAGATGTTCACCGAGTTCCAGGTCACCGAGCTCCTCGGGGATGGGAAGGCTAACGGTGTCGTGGCAAAGGACAGAAAGACTGGCGAGGAGCGGGAGTTCTACGCGGACCTCATAGTCGTCGCAACTGGTCAGCGCGGCGAGACGGAGCTGGCTAAGCAGCTAGGATGTAGCGTTGGTGTGACGAAGCAGATCGTCGTGGACGACCGGTGCATGACCTGCGAGAAGGATGTGTACGCAGTTGGCGACTGCACTGAGTACCCTGACCTCGTCACTGGCAAGCCGGTAGTTAGCGGCCTCGGGACCATTGCAGTCAAGATGGCGATGGTCGCAGGAGTGAATGCAGCGGGCGGAGAGGACCACCTGCCAAAGGGGTTCCTGCTTACGCGAGCGACAGAACCGTTCGGATGCCAGGTCGCTGCGGTCGGCCCCACAACTCCTCAACTGGAGGCCTTCGGGATCAAGCCGCTGGTCGGTAAGGTGAGGTCGTTCACGCTTCCTGACTATTACCCCGGAAGAAAGGAGATTTACGTCAAGGTCCTCGCCCACCCGGTGACCGGCAGGATACTGGGCGCGCAGATCGTCGGTGAGGAGCGCGTCCACATGAGGATAAACGCGTTTGCAGTGGCAATCCAGGCGGGGATGACCGTCGGTGACCTGTCCAAGGTGGAGACCGCCTACTGTCCTCCTGCCGCGCCAACCGTCGACCCGATAACCATCGCATGCGAGGCCGCGAAGCTCAAGCTGGCTAGGGGTGTAGTACTCCGCTGATGTCAATAGCTGAAATGGCGAGCAAGTGCCCGAACTGCGGTGCTGAGAACCCGGAGAACGCTTACTATTGCGGCTGGTGTGCTGCGAGTCTGCGAGAAGAACCTCCTGTCGAGGAGCCTACCCAGGAGATGATTTCTCAGGTAGCTGCGCTGACTCAGACCGCCGTGGTGAGGAGCGCGGTTCTCAAAGTCCATCGCACCACATTGATTTGGTCTGGGCTCATGGCGCTATTGACCGCCCCATCGCTCTTCGACGAAGACAAGGATGTGTATGTATTGAAGGCTTCCTTCTTCCTGTTCCTGTCCTTGTTCTTCATTGGGCTCTATTACCTCCGGACGGGTGTGGCCGACAAGTACCTTCGGTTCATCAGGCATAGGGATTTCGTCGGGAAGCTGCTGGCTGAGACAAAAGGTTACAATGCGGTCCTGGCTCCTCAAGGCCTCGCGGCCGTTCTTGTAACTCTGGCGTTTGAGATGATGCTTGGGGTCGATTGGTCGGATCCTGTCTCGCTGGTCTTGTATGCGGCACTGCCTGTAATATTCGCTGCATTGTTCGGAGCCATCATACTCAGATCGAGGATCACTATTGAACCCGCCGGCATATGCACAGGGAACCCCAATGGGCCAATGAGGCCCTTCATCCCCTTCGAAAGCATCGAGCACATCGCGGTCTCAAACCGCATGCTAACGGTAAGACTCAACAGGCAGTCTCCTTGGAACATCTTCACTAGGAGACTGATTGTCCGCGGGGATGTGGCTCCGCTCGCCTCAGTCCTGAAACGAGAGCTGCCCCCGAGCAAGCTATCGATTGAAGGATCCATAGACACGATCTCTGTTACGACTCCCACCCAGACATGCCCTCAGTGTGGCGAAGAGTATCTGGTATCCGAGAACGCATGTCCAAAGTGCGGAACCGAAATACCAAGCACAGGCTATCTGTATGTTAGTGGAAACCTCAGCCAGCGTCCGATCTACGCCGGGATCGCGCTAATCGTTGCGGCATTTTTCCTGGCTCTTACAGGGTTCATCTTCATCGTCATGGAGGACGCAATCGTCGACGTCTACGGCAGCAGCCCAGGCATTTTCGGCTTTTGCGGGTCGATCGAGTGGCTTCTTGCTGTCATCGCGCTGTTCGGGGGCCTCTCGGCCATGGCTAGAAGACACTATGGTATGGCGAGGGCAGGAGCAGCAGCTGCGATAATCGGCATCGGAGGCCTTGTATCCTTGGTCCTGGGATTTGCGGCCTTGTTCTGGCTCAAGAAGTCGTCAGATGAGTTCGAAAAGAGTAGCTGATCAGAACAATCCTTGGTAGCCGCCCTTCTCTATCTCCTTGATGATTGCCTTGGGGTCCTTGCCGTCGACCGTGACGCCCATCGAGACGCACGTGCCGACGACCTCCTTGAACCTGGCCTTCTTGTCCTTGCCGAGCATCGAGTCCTTCTTCATCTCGGATATCTTCTGGACCTGCTCGACGGTGAGGTTGCCGACCTTGGTGGCCTTCGGGCTCCCGCTGCCCTTCTCGATCTTGATTTCCTTGAGTATAAGCGCAGACACCGGAGGCGTGCCGACCTTGATCTCGAACGCCTTCGTCTTGGAATCCACCAGAAGTGTCACAGGGACCTTCATGCCCGTGAATGCCTTGGTCTTCTCGTTTATCGCGTTCACGACCTGGATGACGTTGACCCCCATCGGACCCAGTGCAGGACCAAGGGGCGGGCCAGGTGTGGCCTTTCCGCCGTCGACCAGGACTTCGAGTTTCTCTGCCATTGTGTTCATCTCTCCTTCTCAAGGACTCTGACGTGATCTCCTCTGATCGTAACAGGTATGGGCACCATCGCCTCGAACAGCTCGACCGTGATCTCCTCTTTGTTCTCGTCGATCTGCTGGACCCTCGCCTTCTCACCCTTGAACGGGCCCGCGATGAGCTCCACAATGTCGCCCTCGACGATGCCCGACACTATGGGCTTCGGGGTCAGGAAGTGCTCTATCTCCGCGAAGCTCGTCTCGCCCTTCACGATGCCCCTAGTCCTCCGGACACCCTTGACCAGGTCCCGGAGACTGTCCGTGTTCATCGCCTCGACGAACACATAACCTCTGATCGTTGCCGGAGAGAGTATGGCGAACACGCCCGACGGCTTCGGCTTCGCCCTGCTGGCGATCGAGTCAGCCACGGTCTTCTCGTGGCCTATCGAGGTCTTGACAGCGAGCATCGACTGCCTCGCGGTCGCCTGCAAGGTCGCTACATCATTCATGCTCGGGTTCTCTTTGAGGCTCGCGTTGACGAGCACGGTGATCTTATCGCCGTACCTCGCGCCTGTCGGTGATGTGATCTTGAGAGTGAACGACTTCTCCTGGCCGGGCATGATCTCGAACGTGCGTTCGGTGGTCTGATCAGCCGATGGAGTGTTCTCCCACACGACACCGACCGCGTCCATGAGCTTCACGAACCACTCAGGCGCTCCCTCTTCGGTGGCCGCGAACAGCGTGTCCACCTTGACTACCAGTGTGTGAGGCTGCCCATCATCCGGCATCTTCAAGTCAAGCTCGAACTCGGAGGAATCGCCTGACGCCATCATCCTCTTCGTCTCGCCCTGAATCGTGAACTGCAGGTCCTTCGGTCCCGCAGCTGGAGCCCTGACTTCCTTCTTCGGCTCTTCCTTCTTCTTCGGTTGAATGTCGAAAAGTCCCAATCAAATCCCTCGTGTGTTGATCCGCATCTTGCCAGGAATCACTTGAACGCGTTTATCAGATACTTCGAACCGTACTCGAAGATCCAGTATATCAGGAACCCCAGTCCGCCCAACATCAGCAGGCCTATCGACGTTATCTGGGTCGTCCTGATGTACTCGTCCCCCGTGGGCTTACGGGCCATCTTGATGACTCTGCCGTACCTGCCCTTGCCCACGTGCTTCGTCTTCTCCTCGATCTTCCTCTGAAGATCCCAGGACTTGTCCACTATGTCTTTCATCTCGGGCATTGCGTTCCGTTCCTAGTACCATAACTACTTAATAAAGTCTAGGCCCAAGTCCCTGGCCTTCTTCTCCTTCGACGGACCCAGTATGTGCTTGGACCTGACCCCTGTAATGACCACCATCACTCTTATGGTCTTGTCAAGAGTCTCGTCTATCGCGGCGCCCCAGATTATCCTCGCTCCGGAGCTGATCTTGGACTGTATGACCTCGGCCACCTGCTGCGCCTCCGTGACGGTCATGGACGGCCCTCCTGTGACGTTCACAAGGGCGGCAGTCGCGGCGCTGATATCCATCTCGATGAGCGGTGAGTTGATGGCCTCGTTGACCGCGGCAACGGCCGCGTCGTCATCATCCGATTCCCCGAGCCCTATCATGGCGACGCCTCCGGACTTCATGATCGTCTTGATGTCGTTGAAGTCCAGGTTGACTAGCCCGGGTTTCGTGACGACCTCGATAATGCCCTTGATCGAGCGCATGAGCACCTCGTCAGCCACTTTGAACGCGGCGTTGACCGACAGCTTCGGAACGATGTCCAGCAAGCGGTCATTCGGTATCACGATGACAGTGTCAGCTACCGTCCTGAGCCTCTCAAGACCCCACTCAGCGTTCTCAGCTCTGACCGCTCCTTCTGCCGCGAAGGGCCATGTGCAGATTGCGATCGTGAGAGCCCCTTGCTCCTTCGCAATCTGTGCCATGAACGGAGCCGATCCAGTGCCAGTACCTCCTCCCAGGCCGCATGTGATGAACACGATGTCAGCGTCCTTGAGTGCCGCCTTGAGCTCCTCCTCGGCTTCCCTGGCAGCCTCCTCGCCGACCTGCGGAAGCGCACCTGCACCGAGCCCGCGCGTGACGCGCCTGCCCAGCAGGATCTTGTGTGGAGCCCTCGTCATGAGCAAGTGCTGAGCGTCAGTGTTGGCAGCATACAGCTCAGCGCCGATGATGCCAGCCTCTGCCAGTCTGTTGACGGTGTTCGACCCGCCGCCACCGCACCCGATGATCTTGATGTTTGTCTTGAGACCCTGCAGTATCCTCTGCAGCTCCTCATCTTCGGCCGTCATTGACCGGAACGTCTCTAGTGCCTTCTTCTGCTGCTCTTCATCGGCAGCGGATATGATGCTATCGACGAGGGACTTCATTCGTGTCGAGCCTCCGAGAATGTTTCAACCTAATGTGACAAAGCACAGCGGTGAGCCCAGCTCACCGACTGAGAGCACCGTAGCTGATTAGGTGTCTTAATAGTTTCGGCCAGTATCTGGACGGGCTCTTAGCGGACCAGGTCGACCTCGCCAACGCCTCTGTACCTCTTCTCCGTCTGAGGCTTTCCGAGGATCTGCTTCGACTTCACCCCGGTCGCTACGATCATGACCCTTACGGTCTTGTCCATTGCAGGGTCGATTGCAGCTCCCCAGATTATCCTGGCGTTCGGTCCGACTCTTGCTTGGATCTCCTCGGCAGCCTTCTCCGCCTCAGAGATGGTCATGTCGGTTCCGCCGATGACATCCACGAGCACTCCGCTAGCCTCGCTGATATCGACCTCGAGCAACGGGGAGTTGAGCGCCTGGTCAATCGCTTCCTGAATCCTTTCTTCACCGGGGGCATCAGACTCGCCGAGTCCGATCATCGCAACGCCTGCTCCCTTCATGATAGTCTTGATATCGTTGAAATCCAGGTTGACGAGCCCTGGCCTGGTGATGACCTCGGTCAGTCCCTTTATGGACCTCATTAGGACCTCGTCCGCGACCTTGAATGCCGCGTTCAGAGACAGCCTCGGGACGACCTCGAGCAGCTTGTCGTTCGGAATTATCACCACTGTGTCAGCAGCGTCCCTCAACCTCTCTAGTCCCCACTCGGCGTTTTCCATCCTCATCTTGCCTTCGCCGCGGAATGGCAGAGTGGCGACCGCGATCGTGAGTGCACCCATCTCCTTGGCGATCTTGGCAACGACGCCTGCGCCGCCAGTCCCTGTGCCTCCGCCCAGGCCGCAAGTCACGAAACAGATGTGAGTGTCAACCAGGATCTTCTTCAGCTCCTCTTCGGCTTCTCTTGCGGCCTCCTCGCCGATCTGAGGCAAAGCGCCCGCACCAAGCCCTCTGGTGACTCTCCTTCCGAGGAGTATCTTGTGCGGTGCGTGAAGTGTGAGCAGGTGCTGCGCATCTGTGTTCGCAGCGTACAGCTCTGCGCCGATGATTCCCTCGTCATAGATTCGTGCGATAGTGTTCGTGCCGCCGCCGCCAACGCCTATGATCTTGATGTTTGTCTTCAGGCTCCTCAGTATCTGCTCAAGCTCGGCATCGACGCGCTGGTCGGCGCCGAGTGCTGCGGCTTGAGCCATGCTGGCTCCTTCGGTTTCTTCACGGGCAAGTGCGTCTTCGACTAGGGATCTCATCATTTTGGGTCACCTTGGGGGACGTGTTGGTGGACACTCTTCCTACTCGCTGGAAGTGCATCCCTCACGCGCGCGTCGCGTGTGCATATTAAATCAAAGTGTGAGTATAAAATGGTTTGGTAAAGCCTGTCGGAGGGTTATCTCTCACGGGGAATTGGGCAATTTTCTTCTCGTTCCACGGGGATACGGGGGCGTGAAGGTCCGAGCGCACGTCTTCTTCGAAGGATCGGTCCAGGGCGTCTTCTTCAGGGCGAACACGAAGAAATGCGCGGACGCTCTCAGGCTCACTGGATGGGTCAAGAACACCTATGACGGACGAGTAGAAGCCGTGTTCGAGGGCGAGGAGGAGAAGGTGCACCAGGCGATTGAATGGTGCGCCTCAAAACAACCACATGCTAAGGTCGACAACAAACATGTCGATATCTCAGAAGCCAAGGGCGAATTCGAGGAATTCATCATACGCTATTGACCGAACGCATCCCCGTAGGTGTCGAGCGGGTTGTCGTGGTGGATCTTGTACGCCTGCTCTTCCGTCATTAGCCCTTGTCGCAGGAAATTGTTGGTTCTCTTGGGGACCGTTGCGATGGCGAGTACGGCTCCAGGTCTTCTCGGGTCGTCCAGGAAGTCCGTCTCCATCAGGAATCTCGTTCCTTTCCTCAGCGCGTCCTTGATCGCATTCTTCCCAGCGAGTACCGATGGCATCAAGCCGAAGTTCTCCTCGGGTCGGATCAGAGGCGGTGCATAGTGCTTCACGACTTTGCATCTCTCGAGCCCGGCCTTGTCCGCCATCTCAGCGAGCTCCTTCATGGAGGCCGTGGTCGCACTCTCCGTGTGAAGCACGATAGCGCATCCGACTTCTCTTGACAGTCTCATCGCGTGCATCAGAATATCGTTCGATGCTCGCCAAACCTCGGTCGTGACGGGGAAGTGCGGTCTTCCCACTTCGCCTATTGCGAGCGCCCTTCCTTCCTTGACGTACTCGGCGGCGATGTCCATGCCTGCGAGCATGATCTCCTTTGCGCTCTCCAGCCCGTGGAGCTTCTCGAGCTCCAAGATCTCTGCGGGATAGGGCCCAACGGTCGCGTACGCCTTCACCCCAGTTATCCTGTTGACTCGATCTTTGAGCGATATGGTCAGGTCGAAGCTCGTCCGGAAGTCGGCCGCCGACTTGACCGGGACCTCTTCATATGGGAGGTGGGAGATGATTACGTGCGTTCCGCCATGTTGTTCGAACTCCCTTACGGAATCGACGTTGTGTCCCCTGAATGGTTCGAGGTGCAAGTGGTTGTCTAGGATGGGAAGCGACATGGGTGCGACCGGCTCACCTCAATAGGCTGGCAGCCTTGAGCTCCTCTGTGATCTTGTCCACCGCAGTCTCGACATCCTCGGGCTTCTTTGCACCAGTACAGACCATCTTGCCGCTTCCGAAAAGCAGGATGACGACCTTCGGTTTGTCGAGCCTGTAGACCAGACCAGGGAACTGCTCAGGCTCGTACTCGACCTTCTCCAGTCCAAGGCTGATTGCGATTGCGTTGAGATTGATCCGAGCGCCCAAGTCGCTGCACGCGACTATGTTCTGAACCTCTATCTTGGGCTCTCCCTTGATCGTAATGCCCGCTGCCTCGATCTGCTTAGCGACCTTGCTTATCGCGATCTTCACCTGCTCCAGGCTCTTGGCACCTGTGCAGACTACCTTTCCGCTCCTGAAAAGCAGCGTCGCGGTCTTCGGTTCCTTCAGCCTGTAGACTAGGCCGGGGAACTGCTCCGGCTCATACTCCGCGCCGTCCAGCGCGAGCGCGATCGCCTGCAGATCCAACTCACTTCCTAGAGATGTCGAAGCGACAACATTCTCTATCTTGATGACTGCCATACTATCTCCCCCCGGCGCTTTCTGTATTTAAATAGGCATTTAAAAAGGTTTCTTGGTTTTCCTTCATTTCTAGTGGAACTTTCCATGCTAGCTGGCTTCTGTTCCTGCCGAACTCGGATGGAGAAAATCGGCGCGCTTATCGAGAGCCCGCGTAATCTCGCTTCACGCTGGGCTCTTGTTCGCGAATTGCCGTACGCATCTTCGGAGCAGGCAGACATGCGCGGGATTTTATCGAAGATTGGTCTTCTCTCAATCTCCCACTCTCAAATAGTCAGTACGCGATTCCCGAGCGGGGGAGGAATTTGAGAATCTCTGCATCGAAGATTTGTGTGCTAGGAGTCTGTGCGTTCCTCGCGCTCGGAGCCTTTTCATTCTCAGGCTCGGCGGGAGGACAGGGAGCGAAGTGGACCTTC
Coding sequences within it:
- a CDS encoding TATA-box-binding protein produces the protein MAVIKIENVVASTSLGSELDLQAIALALDGAEYEPEQFPGLVYRLKEPKTATLLFRSGKVVCTGAKSLEQVKIAISKVAKQIEAAGITIKGEPKIEVQNIVACSDLGARINLNAIAISLGLEKVEYEPEQFPGLVYRLDKPKVVILLFGSGKMVCTGAKKPEDVETAVDKITEELKAASLLR
- a CDS encoding zinc-ribbon domain-containing protein, with amino-acid sequence MSIAEMASKCPNCGAENPENAYYCGWCAASLREEPPVEEPTQEMISQVAALTQTAVVRSAVLKVHRTTLIWSGLMALLTAPSLFDEDKDVYVLKASFFLFLSLFFIGLYYLRTGVADKYLRFIRHRDFVGKLLAETKGYNAVLAPQGLAAVLVTLAFEMMLGVDWSDPVSLVLYAALPVIFAALFGAIILRSRITIEPAGICTGNPNGPMRPFIPFESIEHIAVSNRMLTVRLNRQSPWNIFTRRLIVRGDVAPLASVLKRELPPSKLSIEGSIDTISVTTPTQTCPQCGEEYLVSENACPKCGTEIPSTGYLYVSGNLSQRPIYAGIALIVAAFFLALTGFIFIVMEDAIVDVYGSSPGIFGFCGSIEWLLAVIALFGGLSAMARRHYGMARAGAAAAIIGIGGLVSLVLGFAALFWLKKSSDEFEKSS
- the ftsZ gene encoding cell division protein FtsZ; this translates as MRSLVEDALAREETEGASMAQAAALGADQRVDAELEQILRSLKTNIKIIGVGGGGTNTIARIYDEGIIGAELYAANTDAQHLLTLHAPHKILLGRRVTRGLGAGALPQIGEEAAREAEEELKKILVDTHICFVTCGLGGGTGTGGAGVVAKIAKEMGALTIAVATLPFRGEGKMRMENAEWGLERLRDAADTVVIIPNDKLLEVVPRLSLNAAFKVADEVLMRSIKGLTEVITRPGLVNLDFNDIKTIMKGAGVAMIGLGESDAPGEERIQEAIDQALNSPLLEVDISEASGVLVDVIGGTDMTISEAEKAAEEIQARVGPNARIIWGAAIDPAMDKTVRVMIVATGVKSKQILGKPQTEKRYRGVGEVDLVR
- the ftsZ gene encoding cell division protein FtsZ yields the protein MKSLVDSIISAADEEQQKKALETFRSMTAEDEELQRILQGLKTNIKIIGCGGGGSNTVNRLAEAGIIGAELYAANTDAQHLLMTRAPHKILLGRRVTRGLGAGALPQVGEEAAREAEEELKAALKDADIVFITCGLGGGTGTGSAPFMAQIAKEQGALTIAICTWPFAAEGAVRAENAEWGLERLRTVADTVIVIPNDRLLDIVPKLSVNAAFKVADEVLMRSIKGIIEVVTKPGLVNLDFNDIKTIMKSGGVAMIGLGESDDDDAAVAAVNEAINSPLIEMDISAATAALVNVTGGPSMTVTEAQQVAEVIQSKISSGARIIWGAAIDETLDKTIRVMVVITGVRSKHILGPSKEKKARDLGLDFIK
- a CDS encoding 50S ribosomal protein L11 — encoded protein: MAEKLEVLVDGGKATPGPPLGPALGPMGVNVIQVVNAINEKTKAFTGMKVPVTLLVDSKTKAFEIKVGTPPVSALILKEIKIEKGSGSPKATKVGNLTVEQVQKISEMKKDSMLGKDKKARFKEVVGTCVSMGVTVDGKDPKAIIKEIEKGGYQGLF
- a CDS encoding transcription elongation factor Spt5, translated to MNDVATLQATARQSMLAVKTSIGHEKTVADSIASRAKPKPSGVFAILSPATIRGYVFVEAMNTDSLRDLVKGVRRTRGIVKGETSFAEIEHFLTPKPIVSGIVEGDIVELIAGPFKGEKARVQQIDENKEEITVELFEAMVPIPVTIRGDHVRVLEKER
- a CDS encoding 50S ribosomal protein L1 — encoded protein: MVDQHLVDVIKKLQAESKQRKFLESVELAINLKDIDLTNPKNRLQEEIILPNGRGKPIRIGVFGSSEMAVKAKGLADLIIQPEEIEALASDKAKARKFARGGDFFLAEAPLMPTIGKRLGVVLGPRGKMPKPIPPGSDPKAAIEKLRSSVTVRTRDKKTFHLAIGTKDMSPEKLAENLDAVLKRLMTKLERGKNNIQSAYVKTTMGPSYKVM
- a CDS encoding acylphosphatase; translated protein: MLAPSVSSRASASSTRDLIILGHLGGRVGGHSSYSLEVHPSRARRVCILNQSVSIKWFGKACRRVISHGELGNFLLVPRGYGGVKVRAHVFFEGSVQGVFFRANTKKCADALRLTGWVKNTYDGRVEAVFEGEEEKVHQAIEWCASKQPHAKVDNKHVDISEAKGEFEEFIIRY
- a CDS encoding FAD-dependent oxidoreductase; this encodes MVRRIVIVGGGCGGATAAQFARKTDRTSEITIIERESYPQYSRCGLPYAISGIIPELTNLIEAPEERLKKSRINILLGSSATSVDKEKKIVHVQTPDKKLELPYDSLILATGAKAVVPPIKGVSKEGKPEELKQGVFVLRTIEDARGIQSIGHKGKRAVVIGAGLVGLEVAEALMVRGCRVTIIEYLPNCILAMVDDDMAQMMADAIAKHGVKMFTEFQVTELLGDGKANGVVAKDRKTGEEREFYADLIVVATGQRGETELAKQLGCSVGVTKQIVVDDRCMTCEKDVYAVGDCTEYPDLVTGKPVVSGLGTIAVKMAMVAGVNAAGGEDHLPKGFLLTRATEPFGCQVAAVGPTTPQLEAFGIKPLVGKVRSFTLPDYYPGRKEIYVKVLAHPVTGRILGAQIVGEERVHMRINAFAVAIQAGMTVGDLSKVETAYCPPAAPTVDPITIACEAAKLKLARGVVLR
- a CDS encoding protein translocase SEC61 complex subunit gamma — translated: MKDIVDKSWDLQRKIEEKTKHVGKGRYGRVIKMARKPTGDEYIRTTQITSIGLLMLGGLGFLIYWIFEYGSKYLINAFK
- a CDS encoding 50S ribosomal protein L10, with product MTAHIAPWKKEAVADLTKLITKSRVVGVIDVHGVPAPAFQTMRTNLRGKADIVMLKNTLLKIALKQAGKEKKGLEMLAESIDGQCAIVTSDLNPFRLFKQLDSTKTKMPARGGEISPDDIEIKAGDTPFKPGPVVGELQKAGLPAAIEQGKVVIKKDKVVVKKGDKIPRDVALVLSKLEIFPLTVGLDLHAAYEDGMIYKRDVLAVDFVQILDRMNAAAAGAMNLAVFISYPTKQSIRPMLANAHYKAINLAVNAEIANKETIGLMLAKANAQMLSLASKVPAALDDELKGALSNAPKPDKDKGGEGKEAKKEEKKEEKVSEEEAAAGLGALFG
- a CDS encoding TatD family hydrolase translates to MSLPILDNHLHLEPFRGHNVDSVREFEQHGGTHVIISHLPYEEVPVKSAADFRTSFDLTISLKDRVNRITGVKAYATVGPYPAEILELEKLHGLESAKEIMLAGMDIAAEYVKEGRALAIGEVGRPHFPVTTEVWRASNDILMHAMRLSREVGCAIVLHTESATTASMKELAEMADKAGLERCKVVKHYAPPLIRPEENFGLMPSVLAGKNAIKDALRKGTRFLMETDFLDDPRRPGAVLAIATVPKRTNNFLRQGLMTEEQAYKIHHDNPLDTYGDAFGQ